A genomic region of Raphanus sativus cultivar WK10039 chromosome 6, ASM80110v3, whole genome shotgun sequence contains the following coding sequences:
- the LOC108808638 gene encoding uncharacterized protein LOC108808638 produces MKRTRDDDPSHFLHQSYDDDEEDEEEDSSSGGFQPPSPPPQQVKHFCVICSKQFSSGKAYGGHVRIHSSEYSSKGKRKKVKTKKRKICLVNKEKEKEKEKEIDLIRADVEREIIRCCLCGKEFQTMHSLFGHMRRHPDRSWKGVRPPLPEKLNLSFLDDDDDDDESDDEGDEVMSGVTKDVHDAARCLMMLKAGKRKATMETANSEVRSFSYCNDEMDVDTKIKMEIEVNVNNPQDEAKKRSLEIDLNQPCHDSY; encoded by the coding sequence atgaagagAACAAGAGACGACGATCCTTCTCACTTTCTCCATCAAtcctatgatgatgatgaagaagatgaagaagaagattcttCCTCTGGAGGGTTTCAGCCGCCGTCACCACCGCCGCAGCAAGTGAAACACTTTTGTGTGATCTGCAGCAAACAGTTTAGCTCCGGTAAGGCATACGGAGGCCATGTGAGAATCCACTCGAGCGAGTACAGTAGCAAAGGAAAGAGAAAGAAGGTGAAAACGAAGAAGAGAAAGATTTGTTTGGTGAAcaaggagaaagagaaagagaaagaaaaagagatagaTCTGATTAGGGCTGACGTCGAACGTGAGATCATAAGATGTTGTTTATGTGGAAAAGAGTTTCAAACAATGCACtctttgtttggacatatgagGAGACACCCTGATCGGAGCTGGAAAGGGGTACGTCCTCCCCTACCGGAAAAGCTCAATCTTAGCTttttggatgatgatgatgacgatgatgagaGTGATGATGAAGGTGATGAAGTGATGAGTGGTGTAACAAAGGATGTCCATGACGCTGCTCGCTGTCTAATGATGCTCAAGGCGGGCAAGAGAAAAGCAACCATGGAAACAGCAAACTCCGAGGTAAGAAGTTTTAGTTATTGTAATGACGAAATGGATGTAGATACGAAGATAAAGATGGAAATCGAGGTGAATGTGAACAATCCTCAAGATGAAGCTAAGAAAAGATCCTTAGAGATTGATCTGAATCAGCCTTGTCATGATTCGTACTAA
- the LOC108810575 gene encoding transcription factor MYB104-like isoform X3 — translation MGKVLREDDFGSDQDVAIEKTFQKGPWTPAEDQLLIAYVDKHGEGNWNAVQKHSGLSRCGKSCRLRWVNHLRPSLKKGAFTDKEEQLVIELHASMGNKWARMAAQLPGRTDNEIKNFWNTRLKKLQRLGLPIYPDEVLEQAMNASSQNGQNSNSLDGTTHHHSQESLELDCLEIPEFDFKYLQLDNCSSYYQSLLRNVPMGNIMGSPYMSPNRKRLREPETDFLDTDGYATNDEQNAQLWDYPQFHVVPETHLLGSDATYSFPPSGPEAEKLELPSFQCFDPPGDWERLLHSNPMPFVEMSDSTLVQSPPLADCPSPGLLESVVYGSSGEKQATNTDPDSPLLQSSLFGHIELTPAATANNTDLVRFGPTTSSERRTSLESGDWIRQLLGEDRDYHTK, via the exons ATGGGTAAAGTTCTTCGCGAGGATGATTTCGGATCAGACCAAGATGTTGCAATagaaaaaacatttcaaaaaggGCCATGGACACCAGCTGAAGACCAACTTCTGATAGCTTACGTTGATAAACATGGTGAGGGTAATTGGAACGCTGTTCAAAAACACTCTGGCCTCTCTCGCTGCGGCAAAAGCTGCCGCCTTCGTTGGGTGAATCATCTGAGACCCAGTTTGAAAAAAGGCGCTTTTACCGACAAGGAAGAGCAGCTTGTCATTGAACTTCATGCTTCTATGGGTAACAAATGGGCACGAATGGCTGCACAA CTACCGGGCAGAACAGATAATGAGATAAAGAATTTCTGGAACACGAGACTGAAGAAACTGCAGCGACTTGGCTTACCAATTTACCCTGATGAAGTTCTGGAGCAAGCAATGAATGCATCATCTCAAAATGGTCAAAACTCAAACTCATTGGATGGTACTACTCATCATCATAGTCAAGAGTCATTGGAGCTAGACTGTCTCGAGATCCCTGAATTCGACTTCAAGTACCTACAGCTCGACAACTGTTCCTCCTACTACCAGTCTTTGCTTCGCAATGTTCCCATGGGTAACATTATGGGATCTCCTTACATGTCCCCTAACCGCAAACGCCTTAGGGAACCAGAGACAGATTTTCTTGACACCGATGGTTATGCAACCAACGACGAGCAAAATGCTCAGCTATGGGACTATCCTCAGTTCCATGTTGTACCAGAAACTCATTTGCTTGGCAGTGATGCTACTTATTCTTTTCCTCCTTCTGGGCCCGAGGCTGAGAAGTTGGAGCTCCCTTCATTCCAATGTTTCGACCCTCCAGGCGATTGGGAAAGGCTGTTACACTCTAACCCAATGCCGTTTGTTGAGATGTCAGACAGTACTTTAGTTCAATCTCCTCCTCTCGCGGATTGTCCATCTCCTGGGTTGTTGGAGTCAGTTGTATATGGATCATCAGGTGAAAAACAAGCAACAAATACTGATCCGGATTCACCGCTGCTTCAGTCTTCTCTATTTGGCCACATCGAGCTCACACCAGCAGCCACTGCAAACAATACAG ATTTGGTTCGTTTCGGTCCAACTACTTCTAGTGAGAGACGCACATCTCTTGAGAGCGGTGATTGGATAAGACAACTTCTTGGTGAGGATAGGGACTACCACACCAAGTAG
- the LOC108810575 gene encoding transcription factor MYB104-like isoform X2 — translation MGKVLREDDFGSDQDVAIEKTFQKGPWTPAEDQLLIAYVDKHGEGNWNAVQKHSGLSRCGKSCRLRWVNHLRPSLKKGAFTDKEEQLVIELHASMGNKWARMAAQLPGRTDNEIKNFWNTRLKKLQRLGLPIYPDEVLEQAMNASSQNGQNSNSLDGTTHHHSQESLELDCLEIPEFDFKYLQLDNCSSYYQSLLRNVPMGNIMGSPYMSPNRKRLREPETDFLDTDGYATNDEQNAQLWDYPQFHVVPETHLLGSDATYSFPPSGPEAEKLELPSFQCFDPPGDWERLLHSNPMPFVEMSDSTLVQSPPLADCPSPGLLESVVYGSSGEKQATNTDPDSPLLQSSLFGHIELTPAATANNTETDLVRFGPTTSSERRTSLESGDWIRQLLGEDRDYHTK, via the exons ATGGGTAAAGTTCTTCGCGAGGATGATTTCGGATCAGACCAAGATGTTGCAATagaaaaaacatttcaaaaaggGCCATGGACACCAGCTGAAGACCAACTTCTGATAGCTTACGTTGATAAACATGGTGAGGGTAATTGGAACGCTGTTCAAAAACACTCTGGCCTCTCTCGCTGCGGCAAAAGCTGCCGCCTTCGTTGGGTGAATCATCTGAGACCCAGTTTGAAAAAAGGCGCTTTTACCGACAAGGAAGAGCAGCTTGTCATTGAACTTCATGCTTCTATGGGTAACAAATGGGCACGAATGGCTGCACAA CTACCGGGCAGAACAGATAATGAGATAAAGAATTTCTGGAACACGAGACTGAAGAAACTGCAGCGACTTGGCTTACCAATTTACCCTGATGAAGTTCTGGAGCAAGCAATGAATGCATCATCTCAAAATGGTCAAAACTCAAACTCATTGGATGGTACTACTCATCATCATAGTCAAGAGTCATTGGAGCTAGACTGTCTCGAGATCCCTGAATTCGACTTCAAGTACCTACAGCTCGACAACTGTTCCTCCTACTACCAGTCTTTGCTTCGCAATGTTCCCATGGGTAACATTATGGGATCTCCTTACATGTCCCCTAACCGCAAACGCCTTAGGGAACCAGAGACAGATTTTCTTGACACCGATGGTTATGCAACCAACGACGAGCAAAATGCTCAGCTATGGGACTATCCTCAGTTCCATGTTGTACCAGAAACTCATTTGCTTGGCAGTGATGCTACTTATTCTTTTCCTCCTTCTGGGCCCGAGGCTGAGAAGTTGGAGCTCCCTTCATTCCAATGTTTCGACCCTCCAGGCGATTGGGAAAGGCTGTTACACTCTAACCCAATGCCGTTTGTTGAGATGTCAGACAGTACTTTAGTTCAATCTCCTCCTCTCGCGGATTGTCCATCTCCTGGGTTGTTGGAGTCAGTTGTATATGGATCATCAGGTGAAAAACAAGCAACAAATACTGATCCGGATTCACCGCTGCTTCAGTCTTCTCTATTTGGCCACATCGAGCTCACACCAGCAGCCACTGCAAACAATACAG AAACAGATTTGGTTCGTTTCGGTCCAACTACTTCTAGTGAGAGACGCACATCTCTTGAGAGCGGTGATTGGATAAGACAACTTCTTGGTGAGGATAGGGACTACCACACCAAGTAG
- the LOC108810575 gene encoding transcription factor MYB104-like isoform X1 — MGKVLREDDFGSDQDVAIEKTFQKGPWTPAEDQLLIAYVDKHGEGNWNAVQKHSGLSRCGKSCRLRWVNHLRPSLKKGAFTDKEEQLVIELHASMGNKWARMAAQLPGRTDNEIKNFWNTRLKKLQRLGLPIYPDEVLEQAMNASSQNGQNSNSLDGTTHHHSQESLELDCLEIPEFDFKYLQLDNCSSYYQSLLRNVPMGNIMGSPYMSPNRKRLREPETDFLDTDGYATNDEQNAQLWDYPQFHVVPETHLLGSDATYSFPPSGPEAEKLELPSFQCFDPPGDWERLLHSNPMPFVEMSDSTLVQSPPLADCPSPGLLESVVYGSSGEKQATNTDPDSPLLQSSLFGHIELTPAATANNTGYIPSLGITSRFHCLRIQFSHSLSAETDLVRFGPTTSSERRTSLESGDWIRQLLGEDRDYHTK, encoded by the exons ATGGGTAAAGTTCTTCGCGAGGATGATTTCGGATCAGACCAAGATGTTGCAATagaaaaaacatttcaaaaaggGCCATGGACACCAGCTGAAGACCAACTTCTGATAGCTTACGTTGATAAACATGGTGAGGGTAATTGGAACGCTGTTCAAAAACACTCTGGCCTCTCTCGCTGCGGCAAAAGCTGCCGCCTTCGTTGGGTGAATCATCTGAGACCCAGTTTGAAAAAAGGCGCTTTTACCGACAAGGAAGAGCAGCTTGTCATTGAACTTCATGCTTCTATGGGTAACAAATGGGCACGAATGGCTGCACAA CTACCGGGCAGAACAGATAATGAGATAAAGAATTTCTGGAACACGAGACTGAAGAAACTGCAGCGACTTGGCTTACCAATTTACCCTGATGAAGTTCTGGAGCAAGCAATGAATGCATCATCTCAAAATGGTCAAAACTCAAACTCATTGGATGGTACTACTCATCATCATAGTCAAGAGTCATTGGAGCTAGACTGTCTCGAGATCCCTGAATTCGACTTCAAGTACCTACAGCTCGACAACTGTTCCTCCTACTACCAGTCTTTGCTTCGCAATGTTCCCATGGGTAACATTATGGGATCTCCTTACATGTCCCCTAACCGCAAACGCCTTAGGGAACCAGAGACAGATTTTCTTGACACCGATGGTTATGCAACCAACGACGAGCAAAATGCTCAGCTATGGGACTATCCTCAGTTCCATGTTGTACCAGAAACTCATTTGCTTGGCAGTGATGCTACTTATTCTTTTCCTCCTTCTGGGCCCGAGGCTGAGAAGTTGGAGCTCCCTTCATTCCAATGTTTCGACCCTCCAGGCGATTGGGAAAGGCTGTTACACTCTAACCCAATGCCGTTTGTTGAGATGTCAGACAGTACTTTAGTTCAATCTCCTCCTCTCGCGGATTGTCCATCTCCTGGGTTGTTGGAGTCAGTTGTATATGGATCATCAGGTGAAAAACAAGCAACAAATACTGATCCGGATTCACCGCTGCTTCAGTCTTCTCTATTTGGCCACATCGAGCTCACACCAGCAGCCACTGCAAACAATACAGGTTATATACCCTCTTTAGGCATTACCAGTCGCTTTCATTGTTTACGTATTCAATTCTCTCATTCTTTATCTGCAGAAACAGATTTGGTTCGTTTCGGTCCAACTACTTCTAGTGAGAGACGCACATCTCTTGAGAGCGGTGATTGGATAAGACAACTTCTTGGTGAGGATAGGGACTACCACACCAAGTAG
- the LOC108809044 gene encoding CBL-interacting serine/threonine-protein kinase 3: MRRVGKYEVGRTIGEGTFAKVKFARNSENGEPVALKILDKEKVLKHKMSEQIRREIANMKLIKHPNVVQLYEVMASKTKIFIILEYVTGGELFDKIIKYGRMKEDKARSYFQQLVHAVDYCHSRGVYHRDLKPENLLLDAYGNLKISDFGLSVLSQQVRDDGLLHTTCGTPHYIAPEVLNDRGYDGATADMWSCGVILYVLLAGYFPFDDSNLMNIYKKISSGEFSCPPWLSLGATKLITRILDPNPTTRVTLQDVLEDEWFKKDYKPPVFEEKADSNMDDVEAVFKDSEEHHVTENKEEPPAAINAFEIISMSKGLHLENLFGPEQEFNRETRITLRGGANEIIHKIEEAAKPLGFNVQKKNYKMKLENAKAGRKGNLNVETEIFQVSPNLHMVQVSKSNGDTLEFHKFYKKLSHSLEDVIWTNNETGK; this comes from the exons ATGAGAAGAGTTGGTAAATATGAAGTGGGAAGAACAATTGGGGAAGGAACTTTTGCTAAAGTAAAGTTTGCAAGAAACTCTGAAAATGGTGAACCTGTCGCTCTCAAGATTCTTGATAAAGAAAAAGTCCTCAAGCATAAGATGTCTGAACAG ATCAGAAGAGAGATAGCAAATATGAAGTTGATAAAGCATCCAAATGTTGTTCAATTATATGAG GTGATGGCAAGCAAGACAAAGATATTTATCATCTTGGAGTATGTTACAGGAGGAGAGCTCTTTGATAAGATT ATAAAATACGGGCGGATGAAAGAAGACAAGGCTCGAAGTTATTTCCAACAGCTTGTACATGCTGTTGACTACTGTCATAGCAGAGGTGTTTACCATAGAGATCTCAAG CCTGAAAATTTACTATTGGATGCCTATGGAAACCTCAAGATCTCAGATTTTGGGTTAAGTGTTCTGTCTCAACAAGTCAGG GATGATGGACTGCTTCATACAACGTGTGGAACTCCTCACTACATTGCTCCCGAG GTTCTTAATGATAGAGGCTACGATGGAGCAACAGCTGACATGTGGTCATGTGGTGTTATACTCTATGTCTTGCTAGCTGGTTACTTTCCATTCGATGATTCTAAtctaatgaatatttataagaaa ATTTCATCTGGTGAATTCAGCTGTCCTCCGTGGCTCTCACTTGGCGCCACAAAACTGATCACTCGGATCTTAGATCCGAATCCGACGACT CGTGTAACACTGCAAGATGTTTTGGAAGATGAATGGTTCAAGAAAGATTACAAGCCTCCAGTGTTCGAGGAGAAAGCTGATTCAAACATGGACGATGTTGAAGCTGTTTTCAAGGACTCCGAG GAACATCATGTTACTGAGAATAAAGAAGAGCCGCCAGCTGCAATCAATGCCTTTGAGATCATCTCAATGTCAAAGGGGCTTCACCTCGAGAATCTGTTTGGTCCAGAACAG GAATTTAATAGAGAAACAAGGATAACACTCAGAGGAGGTGCGAATGAGATCATCCACAAGATAGAAGAAGCTGCAAAGCCTCTCGGTTTCAATGTGCAAAAGAAGAACTACAAG ATGAAGCTTGAGAATGCGAAGGCTGGGAGAAAAGGGAATCTCAACGTGGAAACGGAG ATATTCCAAGTATCGCCAAATCTTCATATGGTTCAGGTATCAAAATCAAATGGGGACACTCTTGAATTCCATAAG TTCTATAAAAAGCTCTCTCATTCTCTGGAGGATGTAATCTGGACAAACAACGAAACGGGAAAGTGA
- the LOC108812048 gene encoding COP9 signalosome complex subunit 2 has product MASDADMEDYGFEYSDEEQEEQDVDIENQYYNSKGNVETDPEEALSGFAEVVKMEPDKAEWGFKALKQTVKIYYRLGKYREMMDAYREMLTYIKSAVTRNYSEKCINSIMDFVSGSASQNTGLLQEFYQTTLTALEEAKNERLWFKTNLKLCNIWFDIGEYRRMTKILKELHKSCQKEDGTDDQKKGSQLLEVYAIEIQIYTETKDNKKLKQLYQKALAIKSAIPHPRIMGIIRECGGKMHMAERQWAEAATDFFEAFKNYDEAGNQRRIQCLKYLVLANMLMESEVNPFDGQEAKPYKNDPEILAMTNLVAAYQRNEIIEFEKILKNNRKTIMDDPFIRNYMEDLLKKVRTQVLLKLIKPYTKIGIPFISKELNVPEKDVTELLVSLILDSRIDGHIDEINRYLLRGDSANGRKLHKAVDKWNTQLKSLSMSITNRVC; this is encoded by the exons ATGGCTTCAg ATGCGGATATGGAGGACTACGGATTCGAGTACTCAGACGAGGAGCAGGAGGAGCAAGACGTCGACATCGAGAACCAGTATTACAACTCCAAAGGCAATGTCGAGACCGACCCCGAGGAGGCTCTCTCCGGCTTCGCCGAGGTTGTTAAGATGGAGCCTGACAAGGCTGAGTG GGGTTTCAAAGCGCTGAAGCAGACGGTGAAGATATACTATCGTTTGGGGAAGTACAGAGAGATGATGGATGCGTATAGAGAGATGCTTACGTATATCAAGTCGGCGGTGACGAGGAACTACAGCGAGAAGTGTATAAACAGTATTATGGATTTCGTCTCTGGGTCTGCTAGCCAGAACACTGGTCTCCTTCAGGAGTTTTATCAGACCACCTTGACTGCCCTTGAGGAGGCTAAGAAtgag AGACTCTGGTTCAAGACGAATCTTAAACTGTGCAACATCTGGTTTGACATTGGTGAATACAGACGGATGACTAAG ATCCTGAAGGAACTGCATAAGTCTTGTCAAAAGGAAGATGGGACGGATGATCAGAAGAAAGGAAGTCAGCTGCTTGAGGTTTATGCCATTGAAATTCAGATTTACACTGAAACTAAGGACAACAAAAAGCTCAAG CAACTGTACCAGAAAGCACTTGCTATCAAATCTGCTATTCCTCATCCTAGGATCATGGGTATTATCCGCGAGTGTGGTGGCAAGATGCACATGGCCGAACGTCAGTGGGCTGAAGCGGCCACTGACTTCTTTGAGGCTTTCAAAAATTATGATGAAGCTGGCAACCAAAGGCGTATTCAGTGCTTAAA GTATCTTGTTCTTGCGAATATGCTGATGGAGTCAGAAGTGAATCCATTTGACGGTCAAGAGGCAAAGCC GTACAAAAACGACCCTGAGATCTTGGCTATGACGAATCTGGTAGCAGCCTATCAACGAAACGAAATCATAGAGTTTGAGAAAATACTCAAG AATAACCGGAAGACAATAATGGACGATCCATTCATCAGAAACTACATGGAAGATCTGCTGAAGAAGGTGAGGACACAGGTGTTGCTGAAGCTGATAAAGCCCTACACAAAGATCGGGATCCCTTTCATATCGAAGGAGCTTAACGTGCCAGAGAAGGATGTGACGGAGCTGCTGGTGTCGCTTATACTGGACAGCCGAATCGATGGACACATTGATGAGATCAACCGTTACTTGCTGAGAGGTGACAGTGCTAATGGAAGGAAACTTCACAAGGCGGTTGATAAATGGAACACACAGCTCAAGTCTCTTTCCATGAGTATCACCAACCGAGTCTGTTAA
- the LOC108812049 gene encoding proteasome subunit alpha type-3, with translation MSSIGTGYDLSVTTFSPDGRVFQIEYAAKAVDNSGTVVGIKCKDGIVMGVEKLIASKMMLPGSNRRIHSVHRHAGMAVAGLAADGRQIVARAKSEARSYESVYGDAVPVKELSERVASYVHLCTLYWWLRPFGCGVILGGYDKDGPQLYMIEPSGISYRYFGAAIGKGKQAAKTEIEKLKLSEMTCKEGVIEVAKIIYKLHDEAKDKAFELEMSWICEESKREHQKVPDDLLEEAKTAAKTALEEMDAD, from the exons atgagtagCATTGGAACTGGATACGATCTCTCAGTCACGACCTTCTCTCCCGATGGCCGTGTTTTCCAGATCGAGTACGCCGCCAAAGCTGTCGACAACAGTGG AACTGTAGTTGGAATCAAGTGCAAGGACGGGATTGTAATG ggTGTGGAGAAGCTCATTGCATCTAAGATGATGCTACCGGGTTCCAACCGGAGGATCCATTCTGTTCATCGTCATGCTGGCATG GCTGTTGCTGGACTTGCTGCTGATGGGAGGCAAATTGTTGCACGTGCTAAATCTGAAGCCAGAAGCTACGAGAG TGTTTATGGCGACGCTGTACCTGTGAAGGAACTTTCGGAGCGTGTTGCAAGTTATGTTCATTTATGCACTCTCTATTGGTGGCTTAG gCCTTTTGGTTGTGGAGTCATTCTTGGAGGTTATGATAAAGATGGACCCCAATTGTACATGATTGAGCCATCCGGTATTTCATAT AGATACTTTGGTGCTGCAATTGGCAAAGGAAAACAAGCTGCTAAAAC GGAAATTGAGAAATTGAAGTTATCTGAGATGACATGCAAAGAAGGCGTTATTGAAGTTGCAAAAAT CATTTACAAGCTACACGATGAAGCCAAAGACAAGGCTTTTGAATTGGAGATGAGCTGGATTTGCGAGGAGTCAAAAAGAGAGCACCAGAAG GTCCCTGATGATCTTCTAGAAGAAGCAAAGACGGCAGCCAAAACTGCGCTTGAGGAGATGGATGCTGACTAA
- the LOC108808945 gene encoding protein argonaute 4: protein MDSTTGNGAELESANGSGVTDALPPPPPVIPPNVEPVRIKTEIAEKKNLRVPMARNGFGSKGQKIPLLTNHFKVNVANLQGHFYHYSVALFYDDGRPVEQKGVGRKILDKVHETYHSDLDGKEFAYDGEKTLFTFGALPSNKMDFSVVLEEVSSTRTNGNASPNNGNEEQSDGDRKRLRRPNRSKSFRVEISYAAKIPLQALANAMRGQESEQSQEAIRVLDIILRQHAARQGCLLVRQSFFHNDPSNCEPVGGNILGCRGFHSSFRTTQGGMSLNMDVTTTMIIKPGPLVDFVIANQGVNDPFTVDWSKAKRTLKNLRIKVSPSNQEYRITGMSDKPCREQMFEYRPRNAPKNENGESETVEISVYDYFLRERNLELQYSADLPCINVGKPKRPTYIPLEHCTLIPLQRYTKALNTFQRSALVEKSRQKPQERMNVLSKALKVSNYDTEPLLRSCGISISSNFTQVEGRVLQAPKLKMGRGDELFPRNGRWNFNNKQFVEPTKIDKWAVANFSARCNVRQLVDDLMRIGGMKGVEIAPPFDVFEEGHQFRRAPTLIRVEKMFEEIQSKLPGAPQFILCLLPERKNCDIYGPWKKKNLTEYGIVTQCMAPVRQPNDQYLTNCLLKINAKLGGLNSLLSVERTPAFTVISKVPTIILGMDVSHGSPGQSDVPSIAAVVSSRQWPLISKYRASVRTQPSKAEMIESLVKKNGTEDDGIIKELLVDFYASSGKRKPEHIIIFRDGVSESQFNQVLNIELDQIIEACKLLDENWNPKFLLLVAQKNHHTKFFQTSSPDNVPPGTIIDSKICHPKNNDFYLCAHAGMIGTTRPTHYHVLYDEINFSPDELQELVHSLSYVYQRSTTAISVVAPICYAHLAAAQLGTFMKFEDQSETSSSHGGVTAPGPVSVAQLPKLKDNVANSMFFC from the exons ATGGATTCTACTACCGGTAATGGAGCTGAACTTGAATCAGCAAATGGGAGTGGTGTTACTGATGCATTGCCGCCTCCTCCACCAGTCATACCTCCCAATGTTGAGCCAGTCCGGATTAAAACCGAAATTGCTGAGAAGAAAAACCTGAGAGTCCCTATGGCTCGTAACGGGTTTGGATCAAAGGGTCAGAAGATACCGCTTTTGACTAATCATTTCAAAGTCAACGTCGCTAATCTTCAAGGACATTTCTACCACTACAGT GTGGCGCTCTTTTATGATGATGGGCGTCCTGTTGAACAAAAAGGTGTTGGAAGAAAGATCCTAGACAAGGTCCATGAGACTTACCATTCTGATCTTGACGGTAAAGAGTTTGCCTACGATGGAGAAAAGACATTGTTTACGTTTGGAGCTTTGCCTAGTAACAAGATGGACTTCTCTGTTGTTCTTGAGGAAGTATCTTCAACCAG GACTAATGGAAATGCAAGCCCCAATAATGGGAACGAAGAGCAAAGTGATGGTGATAGGAAAAGACTGCGTCGACCTAACCGCTCCAAAAGCTTTAGAGTCGAGATCAGTTATGCCGCCAAGATCCCTCTACAAGCTCTTGCTAATGCTATGCGAGGCCAGGAATCTGAGCAGTCACAGGAGGCCATTAGGGTTTTGGATATCATCTTACGTCAACATGCTGCTAGACA AGGCTGCCTTCTTGTGAGACAATCGTTTTTCCACAATGACCCGAGTAACTGCGAACCAGTTGGTGGTAACATCTTGGGATGTAGAGGATTCCACTCGAGTTTCCGGACAACACAGGGTGGAATGTCCCTTAACATGG ATGTTACAACCACAATGATAATCAAGCCTGGTCCGCTTGTTGATTTTGTTATTGCTAACCAAGGCGTAAACGATCCGTTTACTGTTGACTGGTCTAAG GCGAAAAGGACGCTCAAAAACCTTAGGATTAAAGTCAGCCCCTCAAACCAGGAGTACAGGATCACCGGAATGAGCGACAAGCCTTGCAGGGAACAGAT GTTTGAATATAGGCCAAGGAACGCACCGAAGAATGAAAACGGAGAGTCTGAAACTGTTGAAATATCGGTGTATGACTACTTCCTCAGAGAGCGGAACCTGGAGCTGCAGTATTCTGCGGATTTGCCGTGCATCAATGTTGGGAAACCAAAGCGTCCGACCTATATTCCTCTCGAG CACTGCACTTTAATTCCCCTTCAGAGGTACACAAAAGCGCTGAACACTTTCCAAAGATCTGCCCTTGTGGAGAAATCTAGACAGAAACCCCAGGAGAGGATGAATGTTCTGTCCAAA gCACTTAAAGTGAGCAACTATGACACTGAACCTCTCCTGCGTTCCTGTGGCATTTCTATTAGCTCCAACTTTACTCAAGTGGAGGGACGTGTCCTGCAAGCTCCTAAG CTGAAAATGGGTCGCGGAGATGAACTGTTTCCACGAAATGGACGCTGGAATTTCAACAACAAG CAATTTGTTGAGCCAACCAAGATTGACAAATGGGCTGTTGCAAATTTCTCTGCTCGCTGTAATGTACGCCAACTGGTTGATGATCTAATGCGAATTGGTGGAATGAAAGGAGTT GAAATCGCTCCTCCTTTCGATGTATTTGAGGAAGGTCATCAGTTTCGCCGTGCTCCTACTCTTATTCGTGTGGAGAAGATGTTTGAAGAGATCCAGTCTAAGCTCCCTGGCGCTCCACAGTTCATTCTTTGCCTACTCCCCGAGAGGAAGAACTGTGACATTTATG GCCCATGGAAGAAGAAAAATCTAACCGAATACGGCATTGTCACTCAATGCATGGCTCCAGTGAGGCAACCGAATGATCAATATCTTACAAACTGTCTTCTGAAGATCAACGCAAAG TTGGGAGGCTTGAACTCCTTGTTAAGCGTTGAGCGAACTCCGGCCTTCACGGTCATCTCCAAGGTTCCAACCATCATCCTTGGAATGGATGTTTCGCATGGATCTCCTGGACAGTCTGATGTCCCCTCCATTGCTGCT GTGGTGAGTTCTAGGCAGTGGCCTCTAATCTCCAAGTACAGAGCATCTGTTCGCACTCAGCCTTCCAAGGCTGAGATGATTGAGTCCCTCGTGAAGAAAAATGGAACTGAAGACGATGGCATTATCAA GGAGTTACTGGTAGATTTCTATGCCAGCTCTGGTAAGAGAAAGCCTGAGCATATCATAATCTTCAG GGATGGTGTTAGTGAATCTCAGTTCAACCAGGTTCTGAACATTGAACTCGACCAGATCATAGAG GCATGCAAGCTTCTAGATGAGAATTGGAACCCGAAATTCCTCTTGCTGGTGGCTCAGAAGAATCACCACACCAAGTTTTTCCAGACGAGCTCTCCCGACAACGTTCCCCCAG GGACAATAATCGACAGCAAAATCTGTCACCCGAAGAACAATGACTTCTATCTCTGTGCGCACGCTGGAATGATT GGAACAACTCGTCCTACACATTACCATGTCCTGTATGATGAGATTAATTTCTCACCTGATGAACTCCAAGAACTAGTCCACTCCCTCTCTTACGT GTACCAAAGAAGCACGACCGCCATTTCTGTTG TTGCACCGATCTGCTATGCGCACTTGGCAGCTGCTCAGCTAGGAACGTTCATGAAGTTCGAAGATCAGTCTGAGACGTCCTCAAGCCATGGTGGCGTGACAGCTCCAGGACCAGTCTCTGTTGCGCAGCTCCCGAAACTCAAAGACAACGTTGCCAACTCCATGTTCTTCTGTTAG